Sequence from the Xiphophorus maculatus strain JP 163 A chromosome 16, X_maculatus-5.0-male, whole genome shotgun sequence genome:
taataattAGACAGAAACAggtgcttaataggagatttaTTTATAGAATTTGAATGAGGTGAGGCTAAAACTGTTGCTTGAAGAGTTCTGGGTGGAACAGATTTATatcctaaatgcaaaatgtatatatatttttgtgcagtATTGTCTTAATTGCCTCTCTGAGTGTGTAGTCTGTATGcaccagttaacaattaattgattactaaattagctgacgattatttcaataatcaatcaatctgATCAATCTTTCCAGCCCTAATCTGAGGAGTAAAGAAGAATGAATGCAAATGGACGTCTCACTTTTAAAACgtacatttgtaaaaatgttttaaaacgctgtattatttttcttcaactcTACAATcctgtgctactttgtgttggtctgtcgcCTTGACCACTGTAACACATACTGgatttaatggttttaatggGACAAAAATAGGTCAAAATGTGTGGATGCTGTTCTACGGCACTGGATATGTTGGAAGTCGACTTGTTTCTGGAGCTTCCCAGTTTGCATTGCTCTACGTGTCGTCATGGTGACGCTTGTGAAAGGCTGACCTCTTGCCTGTGTGTTTGCAGCATGGATCAGGTGAAGGGAGTGCTGACTCTGCAGGGAGAGGCTCTGACTCAGGCGGTGAGTAAACAGCGTTTGCTTCCTGAAACGCTGATTGAAGCTGAATGACATTTCTTAATGTTGACCTTTGCTCTGCAGGACATAAACCTGAAGGTCGCCAAGAGCAGCCAGGTCCTGCACTTTCAGTTCAGGGAGGACAAACAGTGGAAGCTGCAGCAGGTACCGTTACTGCCCGTCACTTCAACACGTTCAGCTGACAGAAAGGCAGCAAAGATCATTTCCTTCAACAAGATGTTAGTTGTTTCACAGAGTCATGCACTTGGAAACAATTTTAACAACATAACtgtgttattattttactatttcaATTCTATAAACACAGCAATAAACTACAATTGTCTGTCTACAGCAATTAAAGTTTCCTTGAGACTTTTTATCACactaaaaagtataaaataatccggagtttaattaaatgtattcacTGGGGGAAAtctcactttaaaaatacacaccgagggcgtgccgtggtggcgtagtggttggCGCAACCCGtttttggaggccttgagtcctcgacgcggccgtcgcgggttcgactcccggacccgacgatatttgctgcatgtcttcccccctctccttccctgtttcctgtcagcctgctgtcatataagggacactagagcccacaaaagaccccctggaggggtaaaatatatatatataaataaaaaaatatatatatatatacaccatGACAAGTCATTGATGGTTAACCAGTCCTTCCAGGAAGTTGCAGTTGTAGCCATTGATGCAAATTCACTCAgcatttacaattttttctgCCTACTAGCTGTGTTCACCAGTCATCGCAACTCCTCTgcaaatctgaccaatcacctGAAACTTAtctgtattttctctttttctgtccaATCACTGCAATGCTGTAGAATTTTGACCAATCCCCTAAGCcccattttaatttaacttccaGTTTCATGACGTCTCTTGAAAGTCAAACCTGCAAGATGAAAGCATGTGTGATGCTAAATGGTAACATTTGCCCTCCTCGCCTCCCTCCTTTTTTTACAAATCCCAAACTCCTGTATCTTGTtgcaaagttacttttaagttatcTCTGTCTTCTTTCAAGTTTACTAACATattttgaactagaaactacaTAAAAAACTACATGAAAAACACTTAGtaagagttgttgtttttgcagtgaagataAGAAACTGTGAAGTGAAAATGTACCTTGAGCATGTAGCATGATGAAAAGACCAGCTGGAGGTTGAGATGGACGTGGGTAAAGTCTGACTGCTCGGTTCTCCATGGTCCCTCAGATCCAGGACGCCAGGAACCACGTGAACcaggctctgctgctgctgagcagCCGCGACAACACCTACCAGTTCAAGACGGGCGCTGAGGTCAACAAGGTCAGTTTCTCTGAGCTCAGCTGCACCTCGGCGCACAGCCGGACGTGGCCGACGGCGGTAGTCATAACGACCGGACGGCTCTGTTCACTCTGCAGCTCATGGACGCCGTGATGCTGCAGCTGACGCGAGCACGAAATCGCCTCACCACCCCGGCATCATTGACTCTTCCAGAACTGGCCACCAGCGGTCTGATGGTACGGCCGGCGTTTTTAAGAATCTGACCACACCTCGCAAAAGTACACATGTGCCttgaaacttttcacatttcaagCAGAGCGGctcattgtatttgttttattgggatCTTATGTGATGGACCCACAAAATTTCGTGCAGAGCTGTGAAAGCAGTAAATCCAGTCGGAGCAGTTTAGTTCAGAAGTGATCTAATCAGTGAACAGAATCCAGCTGAGTGGGATTTAATCTgagtgttctggttctgcccagaacagctgatcttaaatcattttaaaaagttaacaaagtcttaaattttgtctgtCTGTATACTGTTTAGTCTTgcatattttatgtcatttctattatttttttcctgtgggACTTTTCAATCAGGCAAAAGTTTAACTCGCATGCAGACATCTTCGTTGCATTTTCTGACTCACTGCTAattagctagttagctagttGTTTTTTGCATCTACGAGCATATGTATTGTCCAGTTGGCTGGACGGTGTCCGTGCACTACTTTGGAtatacaggtcttaaattccattTATAATGGTGtcaaaaaggtttaaaaaaaagtcttaaattttagtTGCAGAAAACCTGTGAcagaacattagagaacaaccAGCAACATGGAGGACAAGGCAGGCGAGTCAGGGAGGaagctgtggagaagtttaaagcagagtcaCCTCATCTGGACATAGAGAGGACAGACCAGCTGACCTACCAGGACATGGAGGTCTACAGGTTGAGTTGAAGGGAAGATTGAGAGAGCAAATTCAGTTGGATTGGTTCCATAAAGTGTTTACTGAGAAGAGCTGAAAATAAATCCACTCCAACGGtttccagatatttttttttccttttcttttattattccttttttttttttttttttacattgagaAGACGACCAAAGCTTGATGTACATAAGCTCAAGGTCACACTTCTGTGAACCATTTCAAAATTCTTCCACTTTAATGTTTCCAATTGTGAGGACatatatggggaaaaaaacaactggaacaAGAACAGAGTGAACAAGGAGACATTACGCCTGTGTACAGAACTAAAGGAAATTAGTTAGCCAATAGAACCAACTCTTTGCTATTTTTCGGATTTTTATTCTCATCGACCATTTTCCTTCGTCATAATTTTGCGTTACTGCATGTCGTCCCGTCTCATCAGATCCCAATAGAAAACACTGCAGGTTCTGGTTGTAGTGAGTGTGTGTACCCGTCTAGGGTGTGTGACGCCGTCATTCCTGCAGCTTCCTGTTGCCTCACaccattttctgtcatttgaacTCCAGAAAATGTTCGCTCCCCCTATGCCTGGCGACGTGATGGTGAACTTTTACATCAATTTAAGCAAGCTGTGTCTGACCGTCTACCAGCTACACGTGCTGCCTCCCAACACCACCAAGGTCAGACCCTGTGACCCTGCAGTGGACGTCATTGCTGCTCACCCGGCTGCTGTCTCACTGCTTTCTCTCCTGTCTTCCCTAGAACTTCAAGCCAACAGGAAGCTCTGTGTTGCACAATCCAGGAGCGATGTTGTAAGTTTGATTTCCAGATATGGTCCGTTCGGTCTGAGCTGgtcactgtttttattcattgagCAATAGGAAAGAAACCTTAGTAAGCTAGGCAGGCTTGGCCACAAATTGAAAACCACACCAGGAGAGTTCAGCTTTAAGTCAGACCTGAGCTACAAACAGCAGCTTACCAAGCTCAAATCAGTAAGAGAATAGAGGGCAGTATTATACATTTTCTAGGAACAtagagccattttatagcacaattaactAATTATGCCACATTGAGTTGTTGTTATTCTGCTGCTTcaatcaaatatgacttataagaaattagattttgcGATataaagccttgaaattgggcctctgtctctttaagaagctcctactctttctgaccCTCTGCCTCCAGCATATTGTCATGACAACGCCTGTCCATTATGCCATTTAAAGCCATTCTTAGAAGTGTTGGACTGAgaacctgattttattttttattttttgaggtGTTTAAAGTCATGTGGCTCTCTGAGCAGCTGTTGGATGAACAGCTCCAGCTGAGTTCTCAGGAAAATGAATTAGACTGAGACTCAGTCCTGAGTGAAGAGAGTAAACGACGCTAACCCAGGATGTCAGCTGCTGTAGGTTGTGTGTTTCATTAACACTTGTCTTCCACAGCGAGCTCAACAACAACCGCTTCGAGGTGAGCCACGTTCACAAGGTGGAGTGTGTGGTGCCGTGGCTCAGCGACACGCTGGTGTTCTTCACCATCTCCCTGCAGCTCTGTCAGCAACTCAAGGACAAGGTGGGCCGGCATCACCAGGGCCTCAGCCTGAAGCAGAGGCATTTCTTACAaggctgtgtttgttttcttgctccTTTAATTTTTAGATGAGTTTATTCCACTCCATGTTTCATGGGTCAGTGTGTGGTGAGCAGTGGGGTCCAGGTTCTGAGTGAAGTGTCAAAGATCCAGACCAAAGCAGAATCATGAAGACCAATATCTCTGTTCCTGCCCCAAACTCTGCAGAACGGCAATGATGATGGATAATGATATCACTGTGGTAGAAAAGTCTGTGGAGGAATGACATCACATTTAATGGTTAACACTCCTCTATATCAAATCCACAGCCTCTTCTGCCTGTATTACCAAAAAGCAACAGCAAACACTAAATCAGTACTGATATGTCTTTGGGTGCGTTCACACCATCCCTGTTCAGTCCGCGTTAGTCCGACTCCAAttcgtttgtctagaaagtccgctTCTCTTGGGAAGCTGTGAATGAATAATCAAACCTCAGtctcggttcagttgaagtgaactctgatacGTTTCCAATGTTTTCCAATGCGGCAAGCGGCCCGGAGACAGCTCCAAACGCAGGAAGCAggctacagtgcagggcattctgggtaattacaaccaaaacaagGATGCTAGTCTAGCTCTAGTGGAGGAAATGACTCATGCTCTTTTGCCAAActtaaaagagaaatcctccaaatGCTAAAATCTCATACCACTCCATTTCCGTTtgcatttcatgaagaaggaagttgtggtcagcgtcttcttcagaggtttttgtgtcgtttctgTCTGTGGTTTTGGGTGCAGCGCCCCCAGAGGCagggaggggaacaggtttctcaaagggtttggttggtttgagaaccacagcagctggaaatggaacaaatgttgaaccgagtctaccggacaaTCAGGTCTGAAGACACCTTTAGTTTGCTGTTTCCAGTTGAATTCAtacttttcttcatttctcacaTTCGGAGCTTGATACAGTCtggataaaaatgaaacaaactgtcAGGTTTCATATAAACTGATCCTTGTTAGGTCCTAGAATGAGGAACTTTGAACTCTTCTCTGATTTTAACAGTTTGATTCAAACAGCAATAATTCACGGCTAATGTTGCCtcaaagcatttaaaatgaacCCAAAATAGTGATGACCTGACTGAAGAACCTCATTCCTGAAGCAGCATTTCTGGAGGTCACTAACGGGCCGGTGTGTGTTCTGGATCGGTGTGTGTCTCtgccggttctgacccagtcgCTAACCGGatcttctctcctctctcccctCCAGATCTCCGTCTTCTCCAGCTTCTGGAACTACAGGCCGTTCTGATCCAGCCCGTCCTCCACAAACCAAACTAACCAATCAAGTGTAAGGGAAACGCtggaaagcttttatttttctatgtatttatcATGCAGTCTGTCAAAGTGTTCCACCACGAGCTGAAAGCAGCCACACACCACCAGATATCAATATTATAGATCAGAATTGAGTTAGGCCAGCTGACCTTTATTTCTctcatatgtgtgtgtgtgggggtgtgtatggCAACTCATGATACAAATTTGAACCTCTCAATGAACGAatgaatgtgtttattatttaaattctttcATCATGTGAAGCACTAATGTTTGCACTCAGGATGGAAGGACTGAGTATCCAAGTGTTTTCAGGTTTGTCCTGAAAACCCCACATTTCCTCTGATCTCTCTACATTTTTGctagtttctgttttcctccctCCAACAACACAGTTGTTCTCTGAGATTTACTGAGCTCACTGTTCCTCAGAGGCTCAACGGGCCAGGCTCCTTCTAATGTCAAGTTACAGAAACGCTGAAATCTGGCGACCCTTAGCCTGTTtctatcattattattattattattagcttgCTAATAATAATGACCAGTGACTGAccagttaaaatgttttccagtcagTGAACACGGCCCATTTAAAGGGAtagataatatttttttcagcgTCGTTGGAGCGAGGATGTCCAaactttatggaaaaaaaaaaacccacacacttAAATCGAGCTAATAAAGTTGTCtgattttattatgtatttattttgataggAAAGAGATGTTATtcattgtagatccaaaacttaaaaGGGAGTTTTCACGTTTGccgtgttaaaagaaaaatgtattgtttaaatCTGTTCAGGCTCAATTGAACAGATTTATTCTCCAGATTTGAGTCCCTTTCTCTGGCCATACACTGGCCATATGTAGCCAAgattaataaattagattaaaaaaacaaagtcggCCTTTCAGTGAAGGTCTCTGGGGATGTGTGGTTCTtccgattaaaaaaaaaaaacagccaacaCTCTGTTGTACTGAACATTTTTCACtgtaagaaaattattatttttcactgaTGACAAATTCAAAAGTCTCCGTCTGAATCACCCAGCTGTGCTGGATGGGTGCTGGAAGGGTCCGTTGGTGAccgcacaaaatcagtccaaCGACCACAAATGGACCCCGGGCTGCAGGTTGGACACCCCTGTCTTAGAGTGCTGGTTTCAGCTGACCACAGCAGATTGTCTGATCCTGGTAGACTCTCTATCAGCCTGAATTCAGATTCAGCAGATCTGGAAGTACTgccacaaaaaatgttttcagcttttatttttagaattggACCTCGTTAAATGTTACAGATGTTTAGAGAGCTCGTAATGCTAACAGCGTTCATCATGCTAACTGATGACGTAGCTGAGCATTCTCTCTGTAGCAGAAAGATGCAGCTCCTGTTtaggaagaagaaggagaatCCTCGCTACAGGCAGAATCCTACAGCGTCGCCTTAGGGCCGTTGGAGATGGGGGGGAGGGaagaggagtacatttctggcaaaaaattcagagatttttacattaatctccaaaatattctagaaaatttgaaaaataggaagttttcaaactcagaaatttctgcgTTCTTGGaagcaaatatttaacttttcaaactcagaaatttacttAGTTTCTGAGATTttagtgaattttttttattttttttgccacaaatCTACtactcaattttttttgtctaaatatgTTGGTCCCTAGACGCCGTCATAGAATTCTGGCTTTATCCAGTATGGCTGCCCCTCACAGAGAATGTAGAGGACTATTTCTTTGCCCCATGATGTTTGCATTGCAGTAAACCAATGACATCACATCTGCTCCCAAAAAACTAACAGCAAACGATTAATAGCAGGAAGAGCTGTTGATTATAGATCTGGAGATACTGGCTAAAATATCAGCAGGTctgaattttacaaaaattataaaatgggAATCGACCAATAATCTCTGATTGGTGCGTCTCTATTTCAAGACTCTTTGATGCTTTAAaagtctgagtttttttttcatactttgctGCTTTATTATATCAGATGTAAGCTACAAAGATCGTCCCACAGGGAACCCAGCTGGTACTCTGGTCCATGCTGAAATCTTTCATATTCACTAACACTGCTCTTCTACAGGTTATCAAGTTTCTAACTCCACAGTGTCTGCTGACCagacagcagcaggaggaaaacagtttatctTCCAGCTTTGCACACATTCCCTGGATTTAACCCAGCTCTAAGCTATTTGTGTCGTTTGTTTCTGTCCGCTCGGctctgtgtttgtatttattatgtttccCATGTGGTTAATCTGTGGAACACTAACCTAATCATGAacaaatgatttcatcactCTAAGTGTTGATCTGTTTTAAGAAGCTGCCTGTAAaatgaaatgtggaaaagattCCTCTGTGCAATAAAACTCTAAAAGAACTTCGTTTGAGTTCTGCTTTTATGAGTGGATGTTATTAGGATTCTGTGTGACACACACACTTTTATTAAAGTATAggatttttgcatatttgttggAACTGTCAGCATGTTGTaacaacatggtgacatttataatttgtgaaaaaacctgagctcctctgcctcctcaagaacaaccaatcagaggaaggaggaggggcttagcacTGTTAGTCAAATAGTGTATATGCTGTTAAATGTTCTAAAGGCAAATAAGAAAACTCAACATTCCAGGAGAACATTATCCGCCCTCATCGGTatccatgctaactagccttagcattcatgacaggctccTGTGGGGAACCAGCTGTAGTGAAGAAGAGAGCAGTGACTTTTTTTCACaggttatctgtctcatactacACTGTCCCAACATAGCGacactttttacaaaaatgttttgtttggtttcaacCCGATCTGTTCTTGAAGTAATTTTATTAGCCACAGCAGACGGTTCTCCACGGTTCCATAATGGTTCCCTTCGAGTTCTCTGCAATCCCAGAACCATCGACATGTTCCTATCCTGATAAGTTCCTtcacgcaataagtcattaataAACATGCTGCTCCGTCATcttcctactacttcctgtcgtcttctttgtggtttctgccagttgttggtcatgtgactcgtgtgttgcgaataaaaatactttcactgcagttttgtgaaacaaacCAATTTGGAATTTTGATATGGCAACACACATACacccaaaaaaacacacaccctAACAACGAAACGTTTGAAATTGGGGCGTTTccaataaacaaatttatttctgaaatgtcaAACTGCACTATTGTCAAAAGAAACCCAGTTGTGActttttctcatctgttctttaCTTACTTTAAATTCCTGATTTAAATCCAATCAACACTTGGCTTGACTTTAATTTTCAACGTACTAAATTCTGAAGAGCCCAAATTGAATCTCCTGTAGCTTTGCCGTTATTCTGGGCTGCTACTATTCGAGGAAGGCTGGGTGTTTGGGTCAGTAGGAGTCGGTCTCACAGGAAGTGGTGACACGGTGTCAGATTCCACTGCAGCTCTGTCTCCGTGTGTCCCATTAAACTCCTCCCCAGTGAAATCCTTTCTGCTCCGTTTTCACCGTTGTGAAGTTTGGACTCGGCTCCAGCTTTACAGAAAACCTGCTGGATTCCTCTGCTGCGGCTCAACACACTCACTGCTGACTGAGCAGCACAGGAGGACACAGAGCCAAACATTAAACTGCTTTATTACTcaataaagacatttaattaaatttgaaacatttttagcaaatcTACATACAGGTCTCCTAGCTGCTCTGTGGTAACCTGGCAACAAAACTCACAAAGCTGcgagtgggaataaaaacaattactaACTTTCCATTTgggcaaacaaaaaacattgtgcAGGAATTACATTCTGTCTGAAGCGTTTTGATTCCGGTGTGCGTTTTGGCACAGGAAGAGGATGAGAAGGTTCTGCTCGGCCTCCCGCGGTCGGACCGGGTCGCTCAGGGCTCCATGCCGTAGTTCTCTATGCCGACCTTTCTTCTGCGTGGCTGTTCagaaagaacacacacacaataataaacacTTCAGTCAGCAACACACACAACATGTAGCAGTATATGTCAGTGAGTTGGTATTTCTAAAGTGTATTATGTTCTCTTGCGTGGCAATATGAACGTATtattaaaaaacagcagaatgcttaagcaaaactattttaagcatttatttctgatcattttattattttttcgcAACTGAAAGCTCAAGATTCGggtttattgatttaaatatgcaaaatgattctttttttacagaaatgttgagCTTTAACTTACACAATCATATGGAGGGTAAGACAGAATAGGTTGTTGCTAAAGAAGCTGAATGTTTACAGATTGCAATATCTAAAAATAAGAGTGGAAAgttttgtggaaggaaaaagtcatCGACAAGACAACTGCAGCTTTGAGATGATTTTGAAGTAAAGTTCATCTAATGTTTGACTCAGAGCTACAGCTGTCACTCTGTATGTGTTGGGTCACTCCTCAACCAGAAACACCATCAACAGATGGACCTCTGAGCAACAGGACTGTTGCTCAGAGGTCCAAAGTCCTCTTATCAGatgaaagtacatttttagTCCCGGAGTCTGGAGAAAGTGTGGAGAGAACCCTCACTGCGTGAAGTCCAGAGTGACGTTTTCACAGTCGTGAAAACTGTGATCAGAGATGATCTGGGGTGTCATGtcacctgctggttctggtccactgggTTTAACAAATTCTAAAGTCAGTCCTGCTGTCTACCAGACCAAAAGTCTAGATGTCTTTAATCACCATGGTAACATCAGAAAAGTGGCCTGACCAGAACAAGAAGAAGATGAGAGACAGCTTCTGAAACAACCTGGGCTTCCAGAACCccagcagaaccgggccggTCTCCTCCCCGCCTAGCTGCGCTGATGGAGAAACTCAAGCACAAGGAGCCCAGACCAAGAACCGGGTGCAGATACTGTGCAGCTCATGGACAAACGTTTACACTTTTAAATCTGTCACTGAAAGTGAATATTTGGTTTCCATCAAGTCAGCCCTTCCTGTGCGGCCacccagggccggcccaagcctttTGTGGGGCCCTAAGCGGATTTCCATTTGGGGCCCCGCATGTCACCATCAGATGCTACATAATTCCTAAGATACTTGGTGTGTGTTACATAACTACTGTCATTAGCTTCATTTGTGCTTGTCTTACATCATACCAGAGACATTACTGCTGTTGACTTCAACCTTAGAGTTCTTACCTTTTCATCGTCAcagcagccgcagcagcagcagcagcaccggatcagaaccagcaagACCAACGTGAGAACCACGCCTGTGCACAACAGTGACAAGAAGCAGGAAGAGTTCAGCTGTCAATATTTGTACAAAAACCGGAAAAGAATCCTCCAACGTGTGCTTTGGAAACCAAGCTTCAGCTGAGGTATAATTTGAACCTTTGTGATGTTAGCAGAGCTCAGTAGAGCAGCCCAAGATCGTACTCAAGTAAAGgaagcactacttcaacatatttttactcaagtaaaggtaaaaagtagccgtccaagaaatgaTTCCCACTGTTTTGAATACACTAATAAACCAAACTGAACTCCAACATGCTGCCGCTTTGAGCGCCACAGTTCTTACCAATGAAGATAAAGAAGATGGCAAAAGAAGCGATGTCCCAGTCAGACTGGAACATCTGCTTCGACTGCAGTCTGGAGACCACATCGTTGAACTGGTCCTGAAATTCCTGCTGGATGTTCCTCTGATCCATCTCCCAGGCTGCTCCCAGAGAAACACGGACTGAACTCTGCCAGAGAAGTGAATTATTGTAAGAACTATTTAGGACCAGGCATGGACAAGTATGAGATTATGACTGATGACTTAGAGTAAAAACGCAAATTGTTCTACATAAGTAAATCATGTGATCTGACtgtctttatttaaaagggGGGGAAAATCAACAGTGTTTTGTACTGATGCTTAAATATCAACACATTGATTATTACAAGTCTAATAATCTGTTAATAGAGGTGGTTGGTATCCAACATGATATTGCCACCaccaaactttttttgttttcacaccataagtttgtttttcacaactGTAAATCAGATGGacatttttcccccattttAGTAACTGAAGGAAATCTAAAGTAACATCCTCTGACCGGCAGTGTGCCGCTCCGGTGCTGGTCACTATGTCCAGTAGATGTTCATCCATTTTATCAGTGAATGCTAACAGTTCAGGTCATAGTGGGTTTGTCCTGGTTGGGTCAGGAGAACAACACTGGCCTGTCAAGGTTGCAGCTAGAATTAGTGAGAAAGTTGATTGAAGGGATGACACCTTCACCTATTCTTGGGAAAGTTTCATCTTTAAACCTGGCCGTATGTCAGCCAATCACGTCTCAATCTTTGAGGAAATGCTGAGGACGTCAGAATGTTTGTAATGAAAGGTTggtgtttttaattaatatagTATATTAACACAATTGAGTATTGATTTGGTGTCAATAGGGCTCATGACCTGGAAGTTactgggtttttgttgttgttgttgttgttgttttttcctcttcgTGTTTCGACCGACTGTAAATTTGTTGACGGTCCCTAAAGGAGCCTCCGCTTTCTGCAGCGAGAACACGGAGCCGAGAAATCCGCCGTCTGTGCAACAGCCCACGGTGTGAAACCCGCCCCACTGACAGCAGGGAACCACGGAGCGAATATCTGAGGAGCATCCGACCTAAACCAGCTTCACCGCGGGCCCTGAACTGACCTTTGTGGAAGTTATTATCATTCATCCGACTGATGACAGCGATAGATCGGAACtatcttttaaatattcatttcttCAGTAAATACAAGCGTATTCTTTATAGTCTTACTGAAATAACCAGAGTCAAACCTACCTGTACGAAGAGTcgcttattgttttttttttccttccgggtacaaagattttttttttttttatagtgttgCACCTGTTGGTGCTCCGCTCCACCCTCC
This genomic interval carries:
- the rogdi gene encoding protein rogdi homolog; the encoded protein is MLHPQRSLSELPKMSAASQVERAVLEEEFNWLLKEEVHSVLKQLQEILKEASRRFSLPTPGLESQLKQENFILGSSTMDQVKGVLTLQGEALTQADINLKVAKSSQVLHFQFREDKQWKLQQIQDARNHVNQALLLLSSRDNTYQFKTGAEVNKLMDAVMLQLTRARNRLTTPASLTLPELATSGLMKMFAPPMPGDVMVNFYINLSKLCLTVYQLHVLPPNTTKNFKPTGSSVLHNPGAMFELNNNRFEVSHVHKVECVVPWLSDTLVFFTISLQLCQQLKDKISVFSSFWNYRPF
- the smim22 gene encoding small integral membrane protein 22, whose translation is MDQRNIQQEFQDQFNDVVSRLQSKQMFQSDWDIASFAIFFIFIGVVLTLVLLVLIRCCCCCCGCCDDEKPRRRKVGIENYGMEP